In a genomic window of Urocitellus parryii isolate mUroPar1 chromosome 2, mUroPar1.hap1, whole genome shotgun sequence:
- the LOC113175550 gene encoding LOW QUALITY PROTEIN: uncharacterized protein LOC113175550 (The sequence of the model RefSeq protein was modified relative to this genomic sequence to represent the inferred CDS: substituted 1 base at 1 genomic stop codon) — translation MTPNHTQEYSPEKCLKHIFHEVISAKYTICDLDYLPQKKIWKTTSESEHQKSYKKSGLVHHQRIYTGEKPYKYKKSCKAVSKKKGLIYQRVTHNKEKLYNCKECAKAFGKKSQIICYSSTHTGEKPYKCKDCGKAFEKKSYLICHSRTHTGEKPYKCKDCGKAFGQKSHLIRHSRTHTGEKPYKCKACGKAFVQKSGLINHSRNHTGEKPYKCKECGKAFARKSNLIFHSRYHTGEKPYKCKDCGKAFVQKSGLIYHSRTHTGEKPYKCKDCGKVFGKKSDLISHSRTHTGEKPYKCKECGKAFARKSDLICHRRSHTGEKPYKCKDCGKAFARKSDLICHSRYHTGEKPYKCKDCGKAFARKSNLICHSRYHTGEKPYKCKDCGKAFGQKSNLICHSRTHTGEKPYKCKDCGKAFVKKSGLIYHSRNHTVEKPYKCKECGKAFGKKSNLIRHSRTHTGEKPYKCKDCGKAFGQKSHLICHSRYHTGEKPYKCKDCGKAFGQKSHLICHSRYHTGEKPYKCKDCGKAFEKKSHLICHSRNHTGEKTYKCKECGKAFGKKSNLIRHSRTHTGEKPYKCKDCGKAFGQKSNLICHSRYHTGENPYKCKECGKAFVQKSDLINQRRIHTGEKPYKCRECGKAFGQKSNLIHHSRNHTGEKPYKCKECGKAFGKKSHIIYQRSTRTAENPYKYKDCGKAFDRKSDLICHRRTHTGEKPXKCKDCGKAFGRKSDLIHQNRIHTGKKPYKCAECGKAFGHKSYLICHSRTHSGEKPYKCTECGKAFGDKSDLIRHSRNHSGEKP, via the exons atgactCCTAATCATACCCAAGAATATTCACCAGAAAAGTgcctaaaacatatatttcatgaagTGATAAGTGCAAAATATACAATTTGTGATCTTGACtatttaccacaaaagaaaatatggaaaaccaCAAGTGAGAGTGAACACCAGAAGTCATATAAAAAATCAGGCCTTGTTCACCACCAGAgaatttatactggagagaagccttacaaatataaaaaaagttgcAAAGCTGTTagtaaaaaaaaaggtcttatttACCAAAGAGTAACCCACAATAAAGAGAAGCTCTACAATTGTAAAGAATGTGCCAAAGCTTTtggtaaaaaatcacaaattatttGCTACAGCAgtactcacactggagagaagccctacaaatgtaaagattgtggcaaagcttttgagaaaaaatcataccttatttgccacagcagaacacacactggagagaagccctacaaatgtaaagattgtggcaaagcttttggtcaaaaatcacaccttattcgccacagtagaactcacactggagagaagccttacaaatgtaaagcTTGTGGGAAAGCTTTTGTTCAAAAATCAGGCCTTATTAACCACAGCAGaaatcacactggagagaagccctacaaatgtaaagaatgtggcaaagcttttgctcgaaaatcaaaccttattttcCACAGCAGatatcacactggagagaagccttacaaatgtaaagattgtggcaaagcttttgttcaAAAATCAGGccttatttaccacagcagaacacacactggagagaagccctacaaatgtaaagattgtggcaaagtttttggtaaaaaatcagaccttatttcccacagcagaacacacactggagagaagccctacaaatgtaaagaatgtggcaaagcttttgctcgaaaatcagaccttatttgccacagaagatctcacactggagagaagccctacaaatgtaaagattgtggcaaagcttttgctcgaaaatcagaccttatttgccacagcagatatcacactggagagaagccctacaaatgtaaagattgtggcaaagcttttgctcgaaaatcaaaccttatttgccacagcagatatcacactggagagaagccctacaaatgtaaagattgtggcaaagcttttggtcaaaaatcaaaccttatttgccacagtagaactcacactggagagaagccttacaaatgtaaagattgtgggaaagcttttgttaaaaaatcaggccttatttaccacagcagaaATCATACTgtagagaagccttacaaatgtaaagaatgtggcaaagcttttggtaaaaaatcaaaccttattcgccacagtagaactcacactggagagaagccttacaaatgtaaagattgtggcaaagcttttggtcaaaaatcacaccttatttgccacagcagatatcacactggagagaagccttacaaatgtaaagattgtggcaaagcttttggtcaaaaatcacaccttatttgccacagcagatatcacactggagagaagccttacaaatgtaaagattgtggcaaagcttttgagaaaaaatcacaccttatttgccacagcagaaatcatactggagagaagacctacaaatgtaaagaatgtggcaaagcttttggtaaaaaatcaaaccttattcgccacagtagaactcacactggagagaagccttacaaatgtaaagattgtggcaaagcttttggtcaaaaatcaaaccttatttgccacagcagatatcacactggagagaatccttacaaatgtaaagaatgtggcaaagcttttgttcaAAAATCAG accttattaaCCAAaggagaattcacactggagagaagccctacaaatgtagagaatgtggcaaagcttttggtcaaaaatcaaaccttattcaccacagcagaaatcacactggagagaagccctacaaatgtaaagaatgtggcaaagcttttggtaaaaAATCACACATTATTTACCAAAGAAGTACTCGCACTGCGGAGAACCCCTACAAAtataaagattgtggcaaagcttttgatcgaaaatcagaccttatttgccacaggagaactcacactggagagaagccctagaaatgtaaagattgtggcaaagcttttggtcgaaaatcGGACCTTATTCACCAAAACAGAATTCACACTGGGAAGAAGCCATACAAATGTgcagaatgtggcaaagcctttggtcacaaatcataccttatttgccacagcagaactcacagtggagagaagccctacaaatgtacagaatgtggcaaagcttttggtgacAAATCCGACCTTATTCGCCACAGTAGAAatcacagtggagagaagccctga